In the Sphingosinicella humi genome, one interval contains:
- a CDS encoding N-formylglutamate amidohydrolase, producing MSEVADFLPGTPGSELLLVADHTSNRVPADIDLGIPESLMHQHMAVDIGVDPLAREVAARLGCPAILATVSRLVVDLHRERDELNAIPVISDGHPIPGNEALTPADRERRLERFWDPYHRLITETVERLRPRILFALHSFTPQLATRPQEKRPWEVGILYNQDVRAAHIAIDLLKAEGIVTGDNQPYSGQDLNATMDLHAETRGLPYLVVEVRQDLIGDAAGVRRWADRLTPILQRTADALA from the coding sequence ATGAGCGAAGTCGCGGATTTCCTTCCGGGGACGCCCGGCTCCGAGCTTCTGCTTGTCGCCGACCACACGTCCAACCGCGTGCCGGCCGACATCGACCTCGGCATCCCCGAAAGCCTCATGCACCAGCATATGGCGGTGGACATCGGCGTCGATCCGCTGGCGCGCGAAGTCGCCGCCCGGCTCGGCTGTCCGGCCATTCTCGCCACCGTTTCACGGCTCGTCGTCGATCTCCACCGCGAGCGGGACGAGCTCAACGCAATTCCCGTGATCAGCGACGGACATCCCATCCCGGGCAACGAGGCCCTGACGCCGGCCGATCGGGAGCGGCGGCTCGAACGCTTCTGGGACCCCTATCACCGGCTGATCACGGAAACGGTGGAGCGGCTTAGGCCGCGCATCCTCTTCGCGCTTCACAGCTTCACGCCCCAGCTCGCCACCCGGCCCCAGGAGAAAAGGCCGTGGGAGGTCGGGATCCTCTACAACCAGGACGTGCGCGCGGCCCATATCGCCATCGATCTGCTAAAGGCCGAGGGGATCGTCACCGGCGACAACCAGCCCTATTCGGGGCAGGACCTCAATGCGACGATGGACCTTCACGCCGAGACGCGGGGGCTTCCCTACCTCGTCGTCGAGGTTCGGCAGGACCTGATCGGCGACGCCGCCGGAGTCCGGCGCTGGGCCGACAGGCTGACACCGATACTGCAGCGGACCGCCGACGCTCTTGCTTGA
- a CDS encoding enoyl-CoA hydratase/isomerase family protein, protein MFELSLNGATARLALNRPAALNAIAIDGWFQLASAADEAVGSGARALIVSSAPGGAFSAGADISEFDSFRDDAEARSAFRRAMRHGLDTLADLPIPTIALVEGACFGAGVALAMACDIRVAGPKARFAITPAKLGVAYPQEDVYRLVSLVGPGQASRLLFGAEIIDAREAARIGLVEWAIEGEAEPAVEPFAAAVAANDEESLRVLKRAVRLASLGTSQDEGQDRAFESLLGSEAVTERLAAHRSRRK, encoded by the coding sequence ATGTTCGAACTTTCCCTAAATGGCGCCACCGCGCGCCTAGCTCTGAACCGTCCCGCGGCGCTTAACGCCATAGCTATCGACGGTTGGTTCCAATTGGCTTCTGCGGCGGACGAGGCAGTGGGCTCCGGCGCCCGAGCCCTGATCGTCAGCAGCGCGCCCGGCGGCGCCTTCAGTGCCGGCGCCGATATTTCGGAGTTCGACTCCTTCCGAGACGACGCGGAGGCGCGTTCTGCCTTCCGCCGTGCGATGCGGCACGGGCTCGACACGCTCGCCGACCTGCCTATTCCCACCATCGCCCTGGTCGAGGGTGCCTGTTTCGGGGCCGGCGTCGCGCTCGCCATGGCCTGCGACATTCGCGTGGCCGGGCCCAAGGCGCGCTTCGCCATCACGCCCGCTAAGCTCGGCGTCGCTTACCCCCAGGAGGATGTGTACCGGCTCGTCTCCCTCGTCGGTCCGGGCCAGGCGTCGCGGCTGCTGTTCGGCGCCGAGATCATCGATGCGCGGGAGGCGGCCCGCATCGGCCTCGTCGAATGGGCTATCGAGGGTGAAGCGGAGCCCGCGGTCGAACCCTTCGCCGCCGCTGTTGCGGCCAATGATGAAGAGAGCCTTCGCGTTCTGAAACGGGCGGTCCGGCTGGCCTCGCTCGGCACGAGCCAGGACGAGGGGCAGGACAGGGCGTTCGAGTCGCTTCTCGGTTCGGAGGCGGTGACCGAGCGACTTGCCGCTCACAGGAGCCGCAGGAAATGA
- a CDS encoding 4-(cytidine 5'-diphospho)-2-C-methyl-D-erythritol kinase has translation MRERAYAKINLALHVRSREPDGYHRIETLFAFCEDGDELEVAPADGLELHVEGPMRQDLSDETDNLVLRAARLLQPGGKGASLRLTKCLPIAAGLGGGSADAAAAMRLLNRFWALDLDSEKLTELAASLGADVPACIGSVTARGEGRGDRLQPVETGLGKMPVLLVNPRKAVSTAAVFRGWDGIDRGPLPDDWRAGRNDLEPIALAMVPEIGEVLERLKAQSGARLARMSGSGATCFALFESVVERDAAHDAIAAERPDWWQLATRLR, from the coding sequence ATGCGGGAAAGGGCCTACGCCAAGATCAACCTGGCGCTGCACGTTCGCTCCCGGGAACCGGACGGCTATCACCGCATCGAAACGCTGTTCGCCTTCTGCGAGGACGGCGACGAGCTTGAGGTGGCGCCGGCCGACGGGCTTGAGCTCCACGTCGAGGGGCCGATGCGCCAAGATCTGTCGGACGAGACCGACAATCTCGTGTTGCGCGCGGCACGCCTTCTTCAGCCGGGCGGCAAAGGCGCCTCGCTGCGCCTTACCAAGTGCCTGCCGATCGCGGCCGGGCTTGGCGGCGGCTCGGCGGATGCGGCCGCCGCCATGAGGCTGCTGAACCGCTTCTGGGCGCTCGATCTGGACTCCGAGAAGCTGACCGAGCTCGCGGCATCGCTCGGCGCGGATGTGCCCGCGTGCATCGGCTCCGTTACCGCACGCGGCGAAGGGCGTGGCGACAGGCTGCAGCCAGTGGAGACCGGGTTGGGCAAGATGCCGGTCCTGCTGGTCAATCCCCGCAAGGCGGTTTCGACCGCCGCGGTGTTTCGCGGCTGGGACGGCATCGATCGCGGCCCTTTGCCGGACGACTGGAGGGCCGGCCGCAACGATCTGGAGCCGATCGCCCTAGCGATGGTGCCGGAAATCGGGGAGGTCCTGGAGCGCCTTAAGGCTCAGAGCGGTGCGCGGTTGGCTCGGATGTCGGGCTCTGGCGCGACCTGCTTCGCGCTGTTCGAGTCCGTGGTGGAGCGGGACGCGGCGCACGATGCCATAGCGGCCGAACGCCCGGACTGGTGGCAGCTCGCGACTCGTCTCAGATGA